The following proteins are encoded in a genomic region of Corallococcus soli:
- the holB gene encoding DNA polymerase III subunit delta' gives MTLASVQGQPRAMDALQSALRTGSVHHAYLFAGPEGVGKELAAVGLAQALTCPEAPEVGCGRCASCVRIAKGLHPDVTYVMPDDERVSRGLAGRSDFTGTPSRELRVEQIRQLQERLALRGLESKRKVAIIVSAEQMNVQAQNAFLKTLEEPPSETTLILVASAMDRLLPTIRSRCSKVHFAPLPVEMVAEHVREARKLDADTAALAAVMSGGSLGRALALDVKALARRKDVITAFEALRGSDIPALLRFAEGHGGSREDADTTLELLLLWTRDVALAKAEAEAGMANRDLKALAAEVAARTSEAALHRRNALLESARVAIGTRNGAPRLQLERLLIELCVEGR, from the coding sequence ATGACGCTTGCCTCGGTGCAGGGACAGCCCCGCGCGATGGACGCGCTCCAATCCGCCCTGCGGACGGGCTCGGTGCACCACGCCTACCTGTTCGCCGGGCCGGAGGGGGTGGGCAAGGAGCTGGCCGCGGTGGGGCTGGCCCAGGCCCTCACCTGTCCGGAGGCCCCGGAGGTGGGCTGCGGCAGGTGCGCCAGCTGCGTGCGCATCGCGAAGGGGCTGCACCCGGACGTCACGTACGTGATGCCGGACGACGAGCGCGTGTCGCGGGGCCTGGCCGGCCGCTCGGACTTCACCGGCACGCCCAGCCGGGAGCTGCGCGTGGAGCAGATCCGCCAGCTCCAGGAGCGCCTGGCGCTGCGCGGCCTGGAGTCGAAGCGCAAGGTGGCCATCATCGTCAGCGCGGAGCAGATGAACGTGCAGGCGCAGAACGCCTTCCTGAAGACGCTGGAGGAGCCGCCCTCGGAGACGACGCTCATCCTGGTGGCCAGCGCCATGGACCGGCTCCTGCCCACCATCCGCAGCCGGTGCAGCAAGGTGCACTTCGCCCCGCTGCCGGTGGAGATGGTCGCCGAGCACGTGCGGGAGGCGCGCAAGCTGGACGCGGACACCGCCGCCCTGGCCGCGGTGATGTCCGGCGGCAGCCTGGGCCGGGCGCTCGCGCTGGACGTGAAGGCGCTGGCGCGGCGCAAGGACGTCATCACCGCCTTCGAGGCCCTCCGGGGCAGCGACATCCCGGCCCTCCTGCGCTTCGCGGAAGGCCACGGGGGCTCGCGCGAGGACGCGGACACGACGCTGGAGCTGCTCTTGTTGTGGACGCGCGACGTGGCGCTCGCGAAGGCGGAGGCGGAGGCGGGGATGGCGAACCGGGACCTGAAGGCCCTGGCGGCGGAGGTGGCGGCGCGCACGTCGGAGGCCGCGCTGCACCGGCGCAACGCGCTCCTGGAGTCGGCGCGGGTGGCCATTGGCACCCGCAACGGCGCGCCCCGGTTGCAACTGGAGCGCCTGCTCATCGAGCTGTGCGTGGAGGGCCGTTGA
- the holA gene encoding DNA polymerase III subunit delta, whose protein sequence is MDEVLAEVKGGKVWPLYLLWGEEFLVRRGADELVKTLVPDAAMGLNLAVLDAASPREVAQELATLPLFPGRKVVLVRDPEFIAPKKGKGDALAKARDAWKAGKRKEGARRLLALAGRAGWGVDQLDPRVPGAPTVEQWKDELNVDLAEADLTFLQEAATFCREERISAPEGDASALLELLQKGVPPGHALVLAATDVDSRSPLLKFAQDKGRLFERKVAARHKDLDLSEIAREFLAPLKKKLGPGALEGLKERIGGNIRLLQSELEKLAVYSEGPTIEAAHVTLLVHHAREEEFFELTEALQKRELRDALSYAEDAMGQGTHALQLLGAVASIVRSLLENHAWLERYAGGQPPKNGRDVETRILPKLEAELKGTKRKTPNAWALAFGMQAAARYERRELLNALVACADADLALKSSASGKLVIERLLWTVCTRV, encoded by the coding sequence ATGGACGAGGTGCTGGCGGAGGTGAAGGGCGGCAAGGTGTGGCCGCTGTACCTGCTGTGGGGCGAGGAGTTCCTCGTCAGGAGGGGCGCCGACGAGCTGGTGAAGACCCTGGTGCCGGACGCGGCCATGGGGCTGAACCTCGCGGTGCTGGACGCGGCCTCCCCGCGCGAGGTGGCGCAGGAGCTGGCCACGCTGCCGCTGTTCCCCGGCCGCAAGGTGGTGCTCGTCCGCGACCCGGAGTTCATCGCGCCCAAGAAGGGCAAGGGCGACGCGCTGGCCAAGGCGCGCGACGCGTGGAAGGCGGGCAAGCGCAAGGAGGGCGCGCGGCGCCTGCTGGCGCTCGCGGGCCGCGCGGGCTGGGGCGTGGACCAGTTGGATCCCCGCGTGCCCGGCGCGCCCACGGTGGAGCAGTGGAAGGACGAGCTGAACGTGGACCTGGCGGAGGCGGACCTCACCTTCCTCCAGGAGGCCGCGACCTTCTGCCGGGAGGAGCGCATCAGCGCGCCGGAGGGTGACGCGTCCGCGCTGCTGGAGCTGCTGCAGAAGGGCGTGCCCCCGGGGCATGCGCTGGTGCTGGCGGCGACAGACGTGGACTCGCGCAGCCCGCTGCTCAAGTTCGCGCAGGACAAGGGCCGCCTCTTCGAGCGCAAGGTGGCCGCGCGGCACAAGGACCTGGACCTCAGTGAGATTGCCCGCGAGTTCCTGGCCCCCCTGAAGAAGAAGCTGGGGCCGGGCGCGCTGGAGGGCCTGAAGGAGCGCATCGGCGGCAACATCCGGCTGCTCCAGTCGGAGCTGGAGAAGCTGGCCGTCTACTCGGAGGGGCCCACCATTGAAGCGGCGCACGTCACGCTGCTGGTGCACCACGCGCGCGAGGAGGAGTTCTTCGAATTGACGGAGGCCCTCCAGAAGCGCGAGCTGCGGGACGCGCTGTCCTACGCCGAGGACGCGATGGGGCAGGGGACGCACGCCTTGCAGCTGCTGGGCGCGGTGGCCTCCATCGTCCGCTCGCTGCTGGAGAACCACGCCTGGCTGGAGCGCTACGCCGGAGGCCAGCCGCCCAAGAACGGCCGCGACGTGGAGACGCGCATCCTCCCGAAGCTGGAGGCGGAGCTGAAGGGCACCAAGCGCAAGACGCCCAACGCCTGGGCGCTCGCGTTCGGCATGCAGGCCGCCGCGCGCTACGAGCGCCGCGAGCTGCTCAACGCCTTGGTGGCGTGCGCGGACGCGGACCTGGCGCTGAAGTCCTCCGCCAGCGGGAAGCTCGTCATCGAACGGCTCCTGTGGACGGTGTGCACCCGCGTCTGA
- a CDS encoding M4 family metallopeptidase: MVRTTRFVAAMLATLPLAACGVGETDINPSNDQQKPDEVADVQSALSVIPGAQIVGTNEDGTPHTIQGRLGQADRPLTGFAAADVHSAIAGAMPGIASLFRLSASDLQVRKVSVDEQGVSHIRYAQTLNGLPVMGEELVVHVDPSGAIFGANGSARSGGSVSARPLVAAEAARTAALRDTQGTDLAVTGTRLVYVRGQDDQRLRLAHEVTVTGESALMPLRNRVYVDALNGATLLTVPEIHTALNRRVYSANNGTSTPGTLKRSEGQAAIGDSHVDTNYDMLGYTYDCYKTLFNRDSLNNAGAALISTVHYSRNYVNAYWDGTQMVYGDGDGVNSIELGKDPDVTVHELTHAVTSNESNLTYSGQSGGLNEAMSDTFGAICESWKTGTWSTAPVIWMVGEDVWTPATANDALRYMDDPVKDGVSKDWAPNVTSSTDVHYSSGVPNLAFALLSKGGVHPRGRSTINVPAIGVEKAARIWYKANTDIFTASTTFAQAKTWTVQAAVALGYDAATQAAVTAAWEAVGVGGTVTPPTCVTLTNGVAKTGLSGASGSSTNYCIDLPAGRASTFVMSGGTGDADMYIKFGSAPTTTSYDCRPYLSGNNETCNVAAKTAAGKMYIMLRGYSAYSGTSLKATY, translated from the coding sequence TTGGTTCGCACCACTCGCTTCGTTGCCGCCATGCTCGCCACCCTTCCCCTCGCCGCCTGCGGCGTCGGGGAGACGGACATCAACCCTTCGAACGATCAGCAGAAGCCGGATGAAGTCGCGGATGTGCAGAGCGCCCTGAGCGTGATTCCTGGCGCCCAGATTGTCGGAACGAACGAGGACGGGACGCCCCACACCATCCAGGGTCGGCTCGGGCAGGCGGATCGCCCCCTGACGGGCTTCGCGGCGGCGGACGTGCACTCGGCCATCGCCGGGGCCATGCCGGGCATCGCGTCGCTGTTCCGGCTGAGCGCTTCGGACCTCCAGGTCCGCAAGGTGTCGGTGGACGAGCAGGGCGTTTCGCACATCCGCTATGCGCAGACGCTGAACGGTCTGCCGGTGATGGGCGAGGAGCTGGTGGTGCACGTGGACCCGTCCGGCGCCATCTTCGGCGCGAACGGCTCCGCGCGCTCCGGTGGCTCGGTGTCCGCGCGTCCGCTGGTCGCCGCGGAGGCCGCCCGCACGGCGGCGCTGCGCGACACGCAGGGCACGGACCTGGCCGTCACGGGGACGCGGCTGGTGTACGTCCGGGGGCAGGACGACCAGCGCCTGCGCCTGGCGCACGAGGTGACGGTGACGGGCGAGAGCGCCCTGATGCCGCTGCGCAACCGCGTCTATGTGGACGCGCTCAACGGCGCCACGCTGCTGACCGTGCCGGAGATCCACACGGCGCTCAACCGCCGCGTGTACAGCGCGAACAACGGCACCAGCACGCCGGGCACGCTCAAGCGCAGCGAGGGCCAGGCGGCCATCGGTGACTCGCACGTCGACACCAACTACGACATGCTGGGCTACACCTACGACTGCTACAAGACGCTCTTCAACCGCGACTCGCTCAACAACGCGGGCGCCGCGCTCATCAGCACGGTGCACTACAGCCGCAACTACGTGAACGCCTACTGGGACGGCACCCAGATGGTGTACGGCGACGGCGACGGCGTGAACTCCATCGAGCTGGGCAAGGACCCGGACGTCACGGTCCACGAGCTGACCCACGCCGTCACGTCGAACGAGTCCAACCTCACGTACTCCGGCCAGTCCGGCGGCCTCAACGAGGCGATGTCCGACACGTTCGGCGCCATCTGCGAGAGCTGGAAGACGGGCACGTGGAGCACCGCGCCGGTCATCTGGATGGTGGGCGAGGACGTCTGGACGCCCGCCACGGCGAACGACGCGCTTCGCTACATGGATGACCCGGTGAAGGACGGCGTGTCCAAGGACTGGGCGCCCAACGTGACGTCCAGCACGGACGTGCACTACAGCTCTGGCGTGCCCAACCTGGCGTTCGCGCTGCTGTCCAAGGGCGGCGTGCACCCGCGTGGCCGCTCCACCATCAACGTGCCGGCCATCGGCGTCGAGAAGGCCGCGCGCATCTGGTACAAGGCCAACACGGACATCTTCACGGCGAGCACCACGTTCGCCCAGGCGAAGACCTGGACGGTCCAGGCCGCGGTGGCGCTGGGCTACGACGCGGCCACGCAGGCGGCCGTGACGGCGGCCTGGGAAGCGGTGGGCGTGGGCGGCACGGTGACGCCTCCGACGTGCGTCACGCTGACCAACGGCGTCGCGAAGACGGGCCTGTCGGGCGCCTCCGGCTCCTCGACGAACTACTGCATCGACCTGCCGGCCGGCCGGGCGTCCACCTTCGTGATGAGCGGTGGCACGGGTGACGCGGACATGTACATCAAGTTCGGCTCCGCGCCGACGACGACGTCCTACGACTGCCGCCCGTACCTTTCCGGCAACAACGAGACGTGCAACGTGGCGGCGAAGACGGCGGCGGGCAAGATGTACATCATGCTCCGCGGCTACTCCGCCTACAGCGGCACGTCGCTGAAGGCCACGTACTGA
- a CDS encoding patatin-like phospholipase family protein: protein MGRRLGGVLLALMVGFGGVSCRQGVRGSPSRTCVVLSVGGTKGLAHVGALDALVARGIPIDCVVGNSMGAVVGGLYAAEPSGHLRERYRAFFADYEQETRKTTASRGAVGAAVGLLAVLVSGGALGPAVAAGALGAAGGAATVPRLSHERFTRVLERFYAGARVEDLPVPFVTFHQAPTEQGLRLVTVTRGPLSEAVAASAANPLLFEDATLERIDPGADRVSATPIHDACQRFPGARLIAINVTGEPAFYRGDLDCDVREIRVDVPAPPVEAFTGRGPAFEAVYDAGRDAVRRARLD, encoded by the coding sequence ATGGGGCGGCGGCTGGGCGGGGTGTTGCTGGCGCTGATGGTGGGCTTCGGGGGCGTGTCGTGCCGGCAGGGCGTGCGCGGTTCGCCTTCGCGCACCTGCGTGGTGCTGTCCGTGGGGGGCACCAAGGGGCTCGCGCATGTGGGCGCGCTGGATGCGCTGGTGGCCCGGGGCATCCCCATCGACTGCGTGGTGGGCAACAGCATGGGCGCGGTGGTGGGCGGGCTCTATGCCGCCGAACCCTCTGGCCACCTGCGCGAGCGCTACCGGGCCTTCTTCGCGGACTACGAGCAGGAGACGCGCAAGACGACCGCGTCGCGGGGCGCGGTGGGCGCCGCCGTCGGCCTCCTGGCGGTGCTGGTGTCGGGGGGCGCGCTGGGCCCGGCCGTCGCGGCGGGCGCGCTGGGCGCGGCGGGAGGGGCGGCCACGGTGCCCCGGCTGAGCCATGAGCGCTTCACCCGGGTGCTGGAGCGCTTCTACGCGGGGGCTCGCGTGGAGGACCTGCCGGTGCCCTTCGTCACCTTCCACCAGGCGCCCACGGAGCAGGGGCTGCGGCTCGTCACCGTGACGCGCGGGCCGCTGTCGGAGGCCGTCGCCGCGAGCGCCGCGAACCCCCTGCTGTTCGAGGACGCGACGCTGGAGCGAATCGACCCGGGCGCGGATCGCGTGTCCGCGACCCCCATCCATGACGCCTGCCAGCGCTTCCCGGGCGCGCGGCTCATCGCCATCAACGTCACCGGCGAGCCGGCCTTCTACCGGGGCGACCTGGACTGTGACGTGCGGGAGATCCGCGTGGACGTGCCCGCGCCGCCCGTGGAGGCCTTCACCGGCCGGGGCCCCGCCTTCGAAGCCGTGTACGACGCGGGCCGGGACGCGGTGAGGCGTGCGCGGCTGGACTGA
- a CDS encoding NRDE family protein — protein sequence MCTVLILRDVHPEWPLVLAANRDELYARPAHGPKVLSESPRVVGGQDVERGGTWMGVTHEGVFVALTNQRGARGLGPAPRSRGEVVLRALQAGSVEAIERYLGTLPAPEFLPFNLLYGDGRVLRVAYARPGHPHLLHEDVPPGVHVLPNDNLDNLALPKVARAHALAQGVVGRPWPEWVTGLQTAVADHALPPREAATGPLSEEELPAGFLQKLQALCIHTELYGTRSSAILALAPGRVGHYLATDTAPCQGGWRDVTGLLTAP from the coding sequence ATGTGCACCGTCCTCATCCTCCGTGACGTCCACCCCGAGTGGCCGCTGGTCCTCGCCGCCAACCGGGATGAGCTCTACGCGCGTCCGGCCCACGGGCCGAAGGTCCTCAGCGAATCCCCCCGCGTGGTGGGCGGCCAGGACGTGGAGCGGGGCGGAACGTGGATGGGAGTCACCCACGAAGGGGTCTTCGTCGCCCTGACGAACCAGCGGGGCGCGCGCGGCCTGGGGCCGGCCCCCCGCTCAAGGGGCGAGGTGGTGCTGCGCGCCCTCCAGGCCGGTTCGGTGGAGGCCATCGAGCGCTACCTCGGCACCCTGCCCGCCCCGGAGTTCCTGCCCTTCAACCTGCTCTACGGGGACGGCCGCGTGCTGCGGGTGGCCTACGCGCGCCCGGGCCACCCCCACCTGCTCCACGAGGACGTGCCGCCCGGCGTGCACGTGCTGCCCAACGACAACCTGGACAACCTGGCGCTGCCCAAGGTGGCGCGGGCCCACGCGCTCGCGCAGGGCGTCGTCGGGCGCCCGTGGCCGGAGTGGGTGACGGGGCTCCAGACGGCGGTGGCGGACCACGCGCTGCCGCCCCGGGAGGCGGCGACGGGCCCCCTGTCGGAGGAGGAGCTGCCCGCCGGGTTCCTCCAGAAGCTCCAGGCGCTGTGCATCCACACGGAGCTGTATGGGACGCGCTCGTCGGCCATCCTCGCGCTGGCGCCGGGCCGCGTGGGGCACTACCTGGCCACGGACACAGCCCCCTGCCAGGGCGGCTGGCGCGACGTGACGGGACTGCTCACCGCCCCCTGA
- the metG gene encoding methionine--tRNA ligase, which produces MAERILVTSALPYANGAIHLGHVVEYVQTDIYVRFLRSCGQDVVYFCADDTHGTPIEINAAKQGIPPEQFVARFHDEHQRDLRDFDVRFNYFHSTNSPENRQYAELIYGRLKDAGDIDRRDIEQAYCEKDKRFLPDRFIRGTCPNCKSPEQYGDACEKCGKTYNPTDLIDARCALCGTPPVRRNSVHLFFKLSRHADFLQEVLKRPGFIHPGLATQLQGFFEKGLADWDISRDGPYFGFAIPGETDKFFYVWLDAPIGYIATTEKWAKESGLAKDALEYWDKGAPTRIVHFIGKDIVYFHALFWPAVLQVAGFHVPNEIKVHGHLTVNGEKMSKSRGTMVPARDYLEQLDPSYLRYFYAANLGAGVEDLDLNLKDFRLRVNGELVNNVGNLANRALSMLAGPLEKKLAPGRAEGAGRTLVEQALARVPEVREAFDKLEYRAAIKIITDIASTANAFLQTAAPWALVKKDAEAARADLSDAADVAYLLGALLAPVTPRVSERLFAQLNAPPLTFQALATAKYPLLDRSRPLGTPEPLLPRLEEDRVNAILKTPPESVVAESAAAGSGGKSKKTEKKPVEAKTTEAQPAVPTTQASPGAGAGTAGAEPVPAADIEYADFAKVVLKAGRIVAAEKVKGADKLLKLEVDLGEGSPRTIVSGIAEAYTAEAVAGRRVVVVANLKPRKLKGIESRGMLLTAGAGGKDLSLLDPGDVAPGSDVK; this is translated from the coding sequence ATGGCGGAGAGAATCCTCGTCACCAGCGCCCTTCCGTACGCGAACGGCGCCATCCACCTCGGCCACGTCGTCGAGTACGTCCAGACGGACATCTACGTCCGCTTCCTCCGCTCGTGCGGCCAGGACGTCGTCTATTTCTGCGCGGACGACACGCACGGCACGCCCATTGAAATCAACGCCGCGAAGCAGGGCATCCCGCCGGAGCAGTTCGTCGCGCGCTTCCACGACGAGCACCAGCGCGACCTGCGGGACTTCGACGTCCGTTTCAACTACTTCCACTCCACCAACTCGCCGGAGAACCGCCAGTACGCGGAGCTCATCTACGGGCGCTTGAAGGACGCGGGCGACATCGACCGCCGCGACATCGAGCAGGCCTACTGCGAGAAGGACAAGCGCTTCCTGCCGGACCGGTTCATCCGCGGCACCTGTCCCAACTGCAAGTCGCCAGAGCAGTACGGCGACGCCTGTGAGAAGTGCGGCAAGACGTACAACCCCACGGACCTCATCGACGCGCGCTGTGCGCTGTGCGGCACGCCGCCGGTGCGCCGCAACTCCGTGCACCTGTTCTTCAAGCTGTCGCGTCATGCGGACTTCCTCCAGGAGGTCCTGAAGCGCCCCGGCTTCATCCACCCGGGGCTCGCCACCCAGCTCCAGGGCTTCTTCGAGAAGGGCCTGGCGGACTGGGACATCAGCCGCGACGGGCCCTACTTCGGCTTCGCGATCCCGGGGGAGACGGACAAGTTCTTCTACGTCTGGCTGGACGCGCCCATCGGCTACATCGCGACGACGGAGAAGTGGGCGAAGGAGTCCGGCCTCGCGAAGGACGCGCTGGAGTACTGGGACAAGGGCGCCCCCACGCGCATCGTCCACTTCATCGGCAAGGACATCGTCTACTTCCACGCCCTGTTCTGGCCCGCCGTGTTGCAGGTCGCGGGGTTCCACGTCCCCAACGAGATCAAGGTGCACGGGCACCTGACCGTGAATGGGGAGAAGATGTCCAAGAGCCGGGGCACCATGGTGCCCGCGCGGGACTACCTGGAGCAGCTGGATCCCAGCTACCTGCGCTACTTCTACGCGGCCAACCTGGGCGCGGGCGTGGAGGACCTGGACCTCAACCTCAAGGACTTCCGCCTGCGGGTGAACGGCGAGCTCGTCAACAACGTGGGCAACCTGGCCAACCGCGCGCTGTCGATGCTGGCGGGTCCGCTGGAGAAGAAGCTCGCGCCGGGCCGCGCGGAAGGGGCGGGGCGCACGCTGGTGGAGCAGGCCCTGGCCCGCGTGCCGGAGGTGCGCGAGGCGTTCGACAAGCTGGAGTACCGCGCCGCCATCAAGATCATCACGGACATCGCGTCCACGGCGAACGCCTTCCTCCAGACGGCGGCGCCGTGGGCCCTGGTGAAGAAGGACGCGGAGGCCGCGCGGGCCGACCTGTCGGACGCGGCGGACGTGGCGTACCTGCTGGGCGCGCTGCTGGCCCCGGTGACGCCGCGCGTGTCGGAGCGGCTGTTCGCCCAGCTCAACGCGCCGCCCCTGACGTTCCAGGCGCTCGCCACCGCGAAGTATCCACTGCTGGACCGTTCCCGGCCGCTGGGCACGCCGGAGCCGCTGCTGCCCCGTCTGGAAGAGGACCGCGTCAACGCCATCCTGAAGACCCCCCCGGAATCGGTTGTGGCCGAATCCGCGGCCGCGGGGTCTGGGGGCAAGAGCAAGAAGACGGAGAAGAAGCCCGTGGAAGCGAAGACGACCGAAGCGCAGCCGGCGGTGCCCACGACCCAGGCGTCTCCGGGGGCCGGCGCCGGCACGGCGGGCGCGGAGCCCGTGCCCGCCGCCGACATCGAATACGCGGACTTCGCGAAGGTGGTGCTGAAGGCCGGGCGCATCGTGGCCGCGGAGAAGGTGAAGGGCGCGGACAAGCTGCTCAAGCTGGAGGTGGACCTGGGCGAGGGCTCGCCGCGCACCATCGTCTCCGGCATCGCGGAGGCGTACACCGCCGAGGCGGTGGCGGGCCGGCGCGTGGTGGTGGTCGCGAACCTGAAGCCGCGCAAGCTCAAGGGCATCGAGTCGCGCGGCATGCTGCTGACGGCCGGCGCGGGCGGCAAGGACCTGTCCCTGCTGGACCCGGGCGACGTGGCCCCTGGCAGTGACGTGAAGTAG
- a CDS encoding HEAT repeat domain-containing protein: MVDWRAERDRALLTLEREKRPASRAEAANQLFQLASEESAHVAEFTDALVRLLADAQPEVRRSGVSLASVVLPPEQLPDMLLPRLRDDDTRVRLEATGRLADLALPHARGALAGMLEDPTPEVRFEAARGIAALKHPAGLEILVAALDVDSLRFRALGALAELEDVRALPAVKKLFGKWLLPAFDKTQAAGVLMKLGAPEGADWLMQRTRKKWSADRALAVELCGELKVPGALERLKDILQDVKDPCRGAAARGLGRLGDARALPWLLSVLEDRAAPEDDRLDAADGVWRLGVAEGQERVRASVATFAAEEARLELEELFREGP; encoded by the coding sequence GTGGTGGACTGGCGTGCCGAGCGGGATCGCGCCCTGCTGACCCTGGAGCGGGAGAAGCGCCCGGCGAGCCGGGCCGAAGCCGCGAACCAGCTGTTCCAACTGGCCTCCGAGGAGTCCGCGCACGTCGCGGAGTTCACGGACGCCCTGGTGCGACTGCTCGCGGATGCACAGCCGGAGGTGCGCCGCTCCGGGGTGAGCCTCGCGTCGGTGGTGCTGCCGCCGGAGCAGCTGCCGGACATGCTCCTGCCGCGCCTGCGCGACGACGACACCCGGGTGCGGCTGGAGGCCACCGGACGGCTGGCGGACCTGGCGCTGCCGCACGCGCGCGGAGCCCTCGCCGGCATGTTGGAGGACCCCACGCCGGAGGTGCGCTTCGAGGCCGCGCGCGGCATCGCCGCCCTCAAGCACCCTGCGGGCCTGGAGATCCTGGTGGCCGCGTTGGACGTGGACAGCCTGCGCTTCCGGGCGCTGGGCGCGCTGGCGGAGCTGGAGGACGTCCGGGCGTTGCCGGCGGTGAAGAAGCTGTTCGGCAAGTGGCTGCTGCCCGCCTTCGACAAGACGCAGGCGGCGGGCGTGCTGATGAAGCTGGGCGCTCCGGAAGGCGCGGACTGGCTGATGCAGCGCACGCGCAAGAAGTGGAGCGCGGACCGGGCGCTCGCGGTGGAGCTGTGCGGCGAGCTGAAGGTGCCGGGCGCGCTGGAGCGCCTGAAGGACATCCTCCAGGACGTGAAGGACCCGTGCCGGGGCGCCGCCGCGCGCGGCCTGGGCCGGCTGGGGGATGCCCGGGCGCTGCCCTGGCTGCTCTCCGTCCTGGAGGACCGCGCCGCGCCGGAGGACGACCGGCTGGACGCGGCGGACGGGGTGTGGCGACTGGGCGTGGCGGAGGGGCAGGAGCGCGTGCGCGCCTCCGTGGCCACCTTCGCTGCGGAAGAGGCGCGGTTGGAGCTGGAAGAGCTGTTTCGGGAGGGCCCATGA
- a CDS encoding TatD family hydrolase, which yields MRLVDAHCHLEPKDYADVALVVERARAAGLVHAVLVGQFENPGDWGHALEIAALHPDFLSPTLGIHPHAAARATEADFEVLERTCARPELRAVGEAGLDYYYDHSPRDVQATVFRRQCALAKRLGKPLVVHVRDAHEDCDAALAAEAVTNGVIHCFTGDTDAARRYLDRGFYLSLSGVITYKKTEALQDAVRFAPLERLMVETDSPYLAPVPHRGRKNEPAHVLETAKKMAELKGVSLEEVATVTTANAARLFNLTLG from the coding sequence ATGAGACTCGTTGACGCGCACTGCCACCTGGAGCCGAAGGACTACGCGGACGTGGCGCTGGTGGTGGAGCGCGCCCGGGCCGCGGGGCTGGTGCACGCGGTGCTGGTGGGCCAGTTCGAGAACCCCGGTGACTGGGGCCACGCGCTGGAGATCGCCGCCCTGCACCCGGACTTCCTGTCGCCCACGCTGGGCATCCACCCGCACGCGGCCGCCCGCGCCACCGAAGCGGACTTCGAGGTGCTGGAGCGCACCTGCGCCCGGCCGGAGCTGCGCGCGGTGGGGGAGGCCGGGCTGGACTACTACTACGACCACTCGCCCCGCGACGTGCAGGCCACCGTCTTCCGGCGGCAGTGCGCGCTGGCGAAGCGCCTGGGCAAGCCGCTGGTGGTGCACGTGCGTGACGCGCACGAGGACTGCGACGCGGCGCTGGCGGCGGAGGCCGTCACGAACGGCGTCATCCACTGCTTCACCGGCGACACGGACGCCGCCCGCCGCTACCTGGACCGGGGCTTCTACCTGTCGCTGTCCGGCGTCATCACCTACAAGAAGACGGAGGCCCTCCAGGACGCGGTGCGCTTCGCGCCGCTGGAGCGGCTGATGGTGGAGACGGACAGTCCCTACCTCGCGCCGGTGCCGCACCGGGGCCGCAAGAACGAGCCCGCGCACGTGCTGGAGACGGCGAAGAAGATGGCGGAGCTGAAGGGCGTCTCCCTGGAGGAGGTGGCCACCGTCACCACCGCCAACGCGGCCCGCCTCTTCAACCTCACGCTGGGCTGA